The DNA sequence CGCTCCTCGGTAATCTTCTTGTATAATTCGGGAATTTCGTCGGGACTGTCCTGCAGGTCGGCGTCCATGGTGATGATCACCCGGGCGTCAGCAGCGCGAAATCCGACGTCCAGGGCCGCGGATTTTCCGTAATTGCGCCGGAAGCGAATGGCGCGGACGTTCGGGTTCCTTTCCCGGAGCCCAAGAATAACTTCCCATGAATTGTCCTTACTTCCGTCGTCGATCAGGAGCAGTTCATAGCTGAACCCATGTTCATCCATTACTTTGCTTATCCAAGATTCCAGTTCGGGAAGCGACTCCTCTTCATCCAATAAGGGAACGATAACTGCAATATCCTTCATTCAGCGCAATATAAAAAATCCCAAAAGCAAAAATACGCTTTTGGGATCTGATAATGGTATCCGGCAATATACTTATTCCCGTTCCTCTATAAAAAGCGGTTTATTTCTTTTCAAAATAGCTGCAATGACCAGGGAAATAATAAAACCGAAAAAGGTCATCATCGGCAGGGTAACCATGGCCATAAAACCTGGATTCACGAATTTCAGGGACATGTCAATTTGTTCGTCAGACATCCCTTTTTCATACATTCCTTCCTCCTGTAAACGTTTCAGTTCCTCCAATGCCCCGGGGTCGATCACGCCGTAAAAAAGGAGAATAAATGCCGATAATAATATTCCGGCAAAAAGGGAGATAAGCACGCCTGTTCCCAAACCCCTTCCGAAGCTGATGTATCCGCCAAGCTCTTTATCACGGTGGTGCCTCACCCCGAAGAAAATGCCCAGGGCAAGCAAAATATAAGACAACCATTGGATGGCTGCATTCTGCATCATGCCGGCGTAATAGCTAATGAGGCTTAGCAGAATCATTACTGCGCCAGCAATGAGGCCCCACTTCAGGGCGATCTTAACCGGCGTGACGTTTGGCCGGGGATTTTGAATTGCCTGGGAATCGCTTATTGTTTCCATAAACTTAAACCGTTATGATAAGCAAGTATAGCAAAAAGCACGGGGCTATCAAATATCTTATTATGGCTATGCTTAAAAAATTCCTGGAGACTGGCCTGCGAAGGATCGGTATCGTAAAAGAAACTCATCAGGGGGTAAAAGATCTCTTTGATCTCTGCTTCTTCTCTAACCGCCGCCGCCGCCCTGGAAATTTCCTCGTAGGAACTTTCCATTAGCATCTGCCCGGCAATTACCTCTTCATATACCTCGTGTTCATCCTGGAATTCTTCTTCTTCAACGAGTAAAAATTCCTTTAGAAAATCGTCCAGGCTAGGGTCAATATCGTTTTCCTGGCATTCCCTCAGGTAGAGGATAATGTTCAGCAATTCCGTTCCGCGGTCGACGGTCTCATCCTCTATCGCTTCCCATTCCGGCGTTTCAAGGTAATTTTCACCAAAGCCTTCCGCATCCTGGGAAAAGAAATTTATCAGCAGCAGGTCAAAAAGTATTTCCTGTTGGTGGCTGAAAATGCTTTGACTTTCAAAAAGCTCGTCAAATGCGCGAAGCTTTACCAGGAAATCCGTCTTCATATTAAAGACTTCTTCCAGCTGCCTGTAAAAAGTCTGCAATTCGGGACCAGGCTGAATAGCTTCTTCCAGCTTCCCGGCCTTTCCGGCGGCGATTCCCGTGATCACGCCCCGCAAAGCGGCTTCAATTTTCTTATCCATAATTATACGTTCTACTGATAAAACCTGCTACTTAATATTAACGAAAGACAGCAAGAACCTTGCCTTTCAATCGCTGCCCAATGAAGGGCGAATTCTTTCCTTTAGACCGCATATCGCGCTTTTCCAGTACCCATTCCCTGGCAGGGTCAAAGAGGGTAATGTTGGCGGGTGCCTTTTGCCGGATAACGGGAACTTCCAGACCAAGTATCTTCCGGGGATTGACCGCCAGCTTTTCTATGGCTTTTTCTACCGAAAAGCTTTTTCCCATCGCCATGTTGAAGATGGCATAGGCGGTTTCAAGCGCG is a window from the Anseongella ginsenosidimutans genome containing:
- a CDS encoding DUF4199 domain-containing protein yields the protein METISDSQAIQNPRPNVTPVKIALKWGLIAGAVMILLSLISYYAGMMQNAAIQWLSYILLALGIFFGVRHHRDKELGGYISFGRGLGTGVLISLFAGILLSAFILLFYGVIDPGALEELKRLQEEGMYEKGMSDEQIDMSLKFVNPGFMAMVTLPMMTFFGFIISLVIAAILKRNKPLFIEERE